AAAGTCCGGGCGTTCGCCGCGCCGCTACATGTTGATCATGTGGCCTGCGAGGCCGTGGACGGCCTCCTTGACCGCTTCGCCCAGGGTGGGGTGGGCGTGGACGTTGCGGGCGACCTCGTGGACCGTGAGGTCCCACTGCTGGGCCAGGGTCAGCTCGGGGAGCAGTTCGGTGACGTCCGGGCCGATGAGGTGGCCGCCGAGGAGCTCGCCGTACTTGGCGTCGCTGATCAGCTTCACGAAGCCACTCGCGTCGCCCAGGCCGTGGGCCTTGGCGTTCGCGGTGAACGGGAACTTGGCGACCTGGACGTCGAAGCCCTTCTCCCGCGCCTGCGCCTCGGTGTAGCCGAAGCTGGCGATCTGCGGCTGGCAGAAGGTGGCGCGCGGGATCATCACGTAGTCCAGTTCCATGGTCTCCGCGTCCGCGATCGTCTCGGCGGCGACCACGCCCATCGCCTCGGCGGCGTGCGCGAGCATCAGCTTCGCGGTGACGTCGCCGATGGCGTAGATGTGCGGGACGGAGGTACGGCAGCGGCCGTCGACGTCGATCGCGCCGCGCTCGGTGACACGCACGCCGGCGTTCTCCAGGCCGTAGCCGGTGACGTTCGGCGCGAAGCCGATCGCCTGAAGCACCTTGTCGGTCTCCAGGACCTGCTGCGCGCCGTCCTTGCCGGTGACGGTGACGCGGACCTGCGGACCGGACTCGTCGATCGACTCGACACGGGTCGAGGTGAGGACGTCGATGCCCAGCCTCCGGTACTGCTTGGCCAGCTCGGCGGAGACCTCGGCGTCCTCCAGCGGGGCGACGCGGTCCAGGAACTCGACGACGGTGACCTTCACGCCGTAGTTGTGCAGGACGTAGGCGAACTCGACACCGATGGCCCCGGCGCCGGCGATCACGATGGACTGCGGCAGGTCCTCGGCGAGGATCTGCTCCTCGAACGTCACCACGCGGGAGGTGCGGCGGGTGCCGGGCAGCAGCTTGGGAGTCGCTCCGGTGGCGATGACGCAGTGGTCGAAGCCGATGGTGCGGGTGTTGCCGTCGTAGTCGGCCACCTGGAGCGTGTGCGGGTCGAGGAACGTGCCGCGACCGCTGATCTCCGTGATCTTGTTCTTCTTCATCAGGTAGTGGACGCCCTTGACCCGGCCGTCGGCGACCTTCCGGCTGCGGCGGAAGGCCTCCCCGTAGTCGAAGGAGACGTCACCGTCGACCTTGATGCCGAAGGTCTTCGCCTCGCGCGTGAAGATGTGCGCGAGCTCGGCGTTGCGCAGCAGGGCCTTGGTGGGGATGCAGCCCACGTTCAGACAGACGCCGCCCCAGTACTTCTCCTCGACGACCACGACGCGTTTGCCCAGTTGGGCGGCCCGGATGGCGGCTACGTATCCGCCGGGGCCCGCGCCGAGTACGACGACGTCGAAGCGCTCACCCTGCTCGTCCATGGACGGCTTCCTTTCCTCGATCGAACAACTGGGAGGCGGCCACGTGGTCCATCACCCAGGCCACAGTCTCCCGGATGTCCGCTTCAGCACCCCGGTGCCCTGATCTATGCCCGCGCGGCGATCATCGACGGCGGGCATGATTGCGGGAGGCTCGTCGGCCGGTCCCGCCGCGGTCCGGCCCCCGAAGCGGTAGAGCACCGATGCCACGAAGGAGTGCGCGATGGGAACGTACGAAGATGTCTTCCGCGCCAGTACCGAGGACCCGGAGAGCTTCTGGCTGAGAGCGGCAGAGGCCATCGACTGGGACGTCACTCCGCAACACGCCCTGGACTCCTCGGGCGCGCCCTTCTACCGCTGGTTTCCCGACGGACGGCTCAACGTCTGTTTCAACGCGCTCGACCGGCACGTCGAAGCCGGCCGCGGCGACCAGCCCGCCCTCATCTACGACTCCCCCGTCACCGGCACCCGCCGCACCTACACCTACGCCCAGCTGACGGACGAGGTGGCGGCCTTCGCCGGAGCACTCGCCCAGCTCGGCGTGGGGCACGGCGACCGCGTGGTCATCTACATGCCCATGGTCCCCGAGGCCGCCATCGCGATGCTGGCCTGCGCACGCATCGGCGCGGTCCACTCGGTCGTCTTCGGCGGGTTCGCCCCGCGCGAGCTCGCCCTCCGCATCGACGACGCCGCCCCCAAGGTGATCGTCTCCACCTCCTGCGGCATCGAGGGCAAGCGGGTCATCGCCTACAAGCCCCTGCTCGAGCGGGCCATCGAACTCGCCGCCCACAAGCCGGAGAAGAGCGTGATCCTGCAACGCCCGCAGGAGCAGGCCCAGTTGGGGCCGGACGATCTGGACTGGGCCGAGCTGGCCGCCGCAGCGGCGCCGGCCGACTGCGTTCCTGTGGCCGCCACCGATCCCCTCTACATCCTCTACACGTCCGGAACGACCGGTAAGCCCAAGGGAGTCGTGCGGGACTGCGGCGGCTACGCGGTCGCCCTGCACTGGTCGATGGGCGCCGTCTACGACGTGGGCCCGGACGAGACCATGTTCACCGGCTCCGACGTCGGCTGGGTCGTCGGACACTCCTACATCGTCTACGCGCCCCTGCTGGCCGGCGCCACCACCGTCCTGTACGAGGGCAAGCCGGTCGGCACCCCGGACGCGGCCCAGTTCTGGCGGGTTGCCGCCGAGTACCGGGTCAAGACCATGTTCACCGCGCCCACCGCCTTCCGGGCGATCAGGAAGGAGGACCCCAAGGGCGCCCTGACCGCCGGCCACGACCTCTCCCACCTGCGCTACCTCTTCCTCGCCGGCGAACGCCTCGACCCCGAGACCTACCACTGGGCCAGCACCCTGCTGGGCATCCCGGTGATCGACCACTGGTGGCAGACCGAGACCGGCTGGCCCATCGTCGCCAACCCCGTCGGCATCGAAGCCGCACCCCTCAAACCCGGCTCCCCCACCCGCCCCCTGCCCGGCTGGGACGTCCGCGTCCTGGACCCCTCCGGCCAGCCGGCACCCGCCGGCGTCGACGGCGCCATCGTGGTGAAACTCCCCCTGCCGCCCGGCGCACTGCCCACCCTCTGGAACGACGACGACCGCTACCTCGCCTCCTACCTCTCCGCCTACGACGGCTACTACCTCACCGGCGACAGCGGCCACATCGACACCGACGGCTACGTCTTCGTCATGGGCCGCACCGACGACGTCATCAACGTCGCCGGACACCGGCTGTCCACCGGCAGCATGGAAGAGGCCCTGGCCGCCCACCCCGACGTCGCCGAATGCGCCGTCATCGGCGTCGCCGACGACCTCAAGGGACAGATCCCGCGCGGCTTCGTCGTCCTGAAAGCAGGCGTGGACCGCGAATCGAGCGAGGTCGAGGCCGAACTCGTCCAACTCGTACGGGACCGCATCGGCGCCGTCGCCTCCCTCAAAGACGTCACCGTCGTCACCGCCCTGCCCAAAACCCGCTCCGGAAAGATCCTGCGCAAGACCATGCGCGGCATCGCCGACGGCCACGACGAACCCATCCCCTCCACCGTGGACGACCCCGACGTCATCGAAACACTGCGCCCCGTCCTCCGCCGCACCGATCACACCCCGTGAACGGCCGGCTCACGGCCTGACCGGCGGTGGGCGAGCGCGTCCACGCTGTGGGCACGCGGTGGGCGAGCGCGTCCACGCGGTGGGCACGCGGTGGGCGCGCGGTAGGTACGCGGTAGGCACGCGGTAGGTATCGCCGATGGCGGAGCCCGGGAGTCGTATCCAGCTCCCGGGCCCCTGGGGATGCCACCCAATTGCGCACGCCGGTGGCGTTTAAGAGGACGGATCAGTCATCAGGCCCTCGTGTTCTGCCCTTGAACTACCGCAGCACGACAGAGCTGCAGGCGAGAGTCGAACTCGCATCCGACGGCGCTCGTCCGTCCTCGGTCGATCCGGCGATCGGCGGCGATGCTGAAGCTGGAGCGAGAGTCTGAGTTTGATCACGGTTTGCCTCTGCCGGTTGGGCTACCCCGGCGCGTGGAGCCGGGGGAAGGACTCGAACCTTCACTGTGACCGTGTCTTCAGGCTGAACCTCAGTTTCAGCTTGCGCTCATCGCACGAACCGGTCCTCAATCCGGCCCGTGCCTGTTGCGCACCCCCGCGCTCGCACGCGGGGGCGATCTGGGATGCTACCCGCGCCCGGCGTCAGCCGAACAGGTAGCCGAACACCGCATCGCCGACACGCTGGTCGGTGACCTCGACGCCGTTGGCCTCCTCGCGGGCGAACTTCACCGCCTGCTGGAGCTTCTCGACCCGCTCCACGAGCTCGTTCACCCGCCGCGCCGGGAGCGCTCCGGAGAACTTGACCGTCGTCCAGTACCCGATGGGCACGTCCTCGTAGTACACCTCGACCTGCGCCGGGTGCTTGTCGGTCGCCTCGGCCTTGACGTGATTGCGCGGGACCTTCTTCGTACGGATCGTGCGGACCGCGTCCGTCTTCCACCAGTCCGTCGACGGGTCGAGGGCCCAGGACTCGGCGGCGTCGAGCACGGGCAGCTTCTTCACGAAGGTATGCAGGTCCGTGAGCTGCTTCTCCAGGAACAGCAGATAGCTGACCGGAACGTCCGAGACGATCGTCCGCCCGTCGACGATGACGTCCGCTCGGGCGGAGCAGTTGGCCCAGTCCTTGGTGGCGGTCACGTCGAACAACCGGGTCAGCGAC
The nucleotide sequence above comes from Streptomyces sp. NL15-2K. Encoded proteins:
- the lpdA gene encoding dihydrolipoyl dehydrogenase; translation: MDEQGERFDVVVLGAGPGGYVAAIRAAQLGKRVVVVEEKYWGGVCLNVGCIPTKALLRNAELAHIFTREAKTFGIKVDGDVSFDYGEAFRRSRKVADGRVKGVHYLMKKNKITEISGRGTFLDPHTLQVADYDGNTRTIGFDHCVIATGATPKLLPGTRRTSRVVTFEEQILAEDLPQSIVIAGAGAIGVEFAYVLHNYGVKVTVVEFLDRVAPLEDAEVSAELAKQYRRLGIDVLTSTRVESIDESGPQVRVTVTGKDGAQQVLETDKVLQAIGFAPNVTGYGLENAGVRVTERGAIDVDGRCRTSVPHIYAIGDVTAKLMLAHAAEAMGVVAAETIADAETMELDYVMIPRATFCQPQIASFGYTEAQAREKGFDVQVAKFPFTANAKAHGLGDASGFVKLISDAKYGELLGGHLIGPDVTELLPELTLAQQWDLTVHEVARNVHAHPTLGEAVKEAVHGLAGHMINM
- a CDS encoding propionyl-CoA synthetase; the protein is MGTYEDVFRASTEDPESFWLRAAEAIDWDVTPQHALDSSGAPFYRWFPDGRLNVCFNALDRHVEAGRGDQPALIYDSPVTGTRRTYTYAQLTDEVAAFAGALAQLGVGHGDRVVIYMPMVPEAAIAMLACARIGAVHSVVFGGFAPRELALRIDDAAPKVIVSTSCGIEGKRVIAYKPLLERAIELAAHKPEKSVILQRPQEQAQLGPDDLDWAELAAAAAPADCVPVAATDPLYILYTSGTTGKPKGVVRDCGGYAVALHWSMGAVYDVGPDETMFTGSDVGWVVGHSYIVYAPLLAGATTVLYEGKPVGTPDAAQFWRVAAEYRVKTMFTAPTAFRAIRKEDPKGALTAGHDLSHLRYLFLAGERLDPETYHWASTLLGIPVIDHWWQTETGWPIVANPVGIEAAPLKPGSPTRPLPGWDVRVLDPSGQPAPAGVDGAIVVKLPLPPGALPTLWNDDDRYLASYLSAYDGYYLTGDSGHIDTDGYVFVMGRTDDVINVAGHRLSTGSMEEALAAHPDVAECAVIGVADDLKGQIPRGFVVLKAGVDRESSEVEAELVQLVRDRIGAVASLKDVTVVTALPKTRSGKILRKTMRGIADGHDEPIPSTVDDPDVIETLRPVLRRTDHTP